A stretch of the Ischnura elegans chromosome 5, ioIscEleg1.1, whole genome shotgun sequence genome encodes the following:
- the LOC124159715 gene encoding uncharacterized protein LOC124159715, producing the protein MAQGELQLQNDTRRQKGKFERLSSRSEFTSSLDCNRVVINLTGKPLDSAKTSVLSKGLNFAPAPKSIPFLDFIGGVEQAIRKLPVEAADEIRSDVVMTLKRAVPPKPNLTREERNALHAIRRDPKIVVLPADKGNATVLMSTEEYHKKVNEILQDGSYRVLDRDPTDAIVRKTSALIKDTKMEPESKSNLTVRGAVPPRFYGLPKVHKNGIPLRPIVSAINAPTYNLARYLSSVLSPIVGHCVHHIKNSAEFVKTLGGIRLKPSDIMVSLDVVSLFTRVPLEDTFNILESKFDEMTVRLFRHVLKSTYFLYGGKYYEQMDGVPMGSPLSPAIANLFMEDFEEKALQSASLRPRYFFRYVDDTFVIWQHGRNTLDDFLSHRNQQHPNIKFTMEEENNYCIPFLDILIQRKPDGTLGHSVYRKPTHTNLYLNGRSHHHPSQKQGVLTTLIHRAKIVADAENLPAEIKNLKTTFKRNGYSDRDFRLALGRTIRPRKPTDEDNEKPLGRACIPYVSTISGKIGRILLRHNLQVIHRPPKKIRDGLVRVKDDLGLRVPGVYHIPCECGLAYVGETSRTVEARIKEHKRHIRLCQPEKSALAEHSLDMAHSINFDGTKILCRSDGYWDRIVKEGIEIRLEDKRLNRDYGQNISQIWRPLINKIQRSRSQFRLQNP; encoded by the coding sequence ATGGCTCAAGGAGAACTTCAGCTCCAAAACGACACGCGAAGACAGAAGGGAAAGTTCGAACGCCTATCGAGCAGGTCAGAGTTCACATCCTCTTTGGATTGTAATCGTGTGGTGATTAACCTAACGGGGAAACCTCTTGATTCGGCAAAAACGTCAGTGCTTTCCAAGGGCCTCAATTTTGCCCCGGCTCCAAAATCAATTCCTTTTTTGGACTTCATTGGAGGAGTTGAGCAGGCAATTCGGAAGCTTCCGGTTGAGGCAGCCGATGAGATTAGAAGTGACGTCGTAATGACGCTAAAAAGGGCAGTTCCACCGAAGCCTAACCTCACAAGAGAGGAAAGAAATGCACTACACGCCATCCGAAGGGATCCTAAAATCGTTGTTTTACCCGCTGACAAAGGGAACGCAACAGTTTTGATGTCCACTGAAGAGTATCACAAAAAAGTGAATGAGATTCTTCAAGATGGGTCCTACAGAGTCCTCGACAGAGATCCTACGGATGCTATCGTGAGGAAGACTTCCGCACTCATCAAAGACACGAAGATGGAGCCGGAATCAAAATCCAACCTTACGGTGCGGGGAGCCGTTCCACCAAGGTTCTATGGTCTACCTAAGGTTCACAAGAATGGCATTCCACTCAGGCCCATCGTGAGTGCTATCAACGCCCCAACGTACAATCTGGCAAGGTATCTCTCTTCCGTGTTGTCGCCTATAGTTGGGCATTGCGTACATCATATTAAAAACTCGGCCGAGTTTGTGAAGACACTTGGAGGTATACGGCTTAAACCTTCAGACATCATGGTGAGCCTTGATGTAGTTTCCTTGTTCACAAGAGTTCCATTGGAAGACACATTTAACATCCTGGAAAGTAAATTTGACGAGATGACAGTTAGACTGTTCCGACATGTCCTAAAATCAACCTATTTCctttatggaggaaaatattatGAGCAGATGGATGGAGTTCCTATGGGATCTCCTCTTTCTCCAGCTATTGCCAACCTCTTCATGGAGGATTTTGAAGAAAAAGCTCTGCAATCGGCTTCACTTCGACCGAGGTATTTCTTCCGGTACGTGGACGACACTTTCGTCATTTGGCAACATGGACGGAATACACTTGATGACTTTTTAAGTCACAGGAATCAACAGCATCCTAACATCAAATTTACCATGGAGGAGGAAAATAACTACTGCATTCCTTTCCTCGACATCCTAATTCAAAGGAAACCTGATGGGACTCTTGGGCATAGTGTGTATAGAAAACCTACCCACACTAATCTTTACCTTAATGGGAGAAGCCACCACCATCCCTCCCAAAAGCAAGGCGTCTTGACCACCTTAATACACCGAGCCAAAATAGTCGCTGATGCAGAAAATCTCcccgctgaaattaaaaatttaaaaactacgtTCAAACGTAACGGATACAGTGACAGAGATTTTCGTTTGGCCTTGGGAAGAACCATCAGACCCCGTAAACCAACGGATGAAGATAATGAAAAGCCATTAGGAAGAGCCTGTATTCCCTATGTATCCACCATTTCGGGGAAAATCGGGAGAATTTTACTTCGGCACAATCTACAGGTGATCCATAGACCTCCGAAGAAAATTCGGGATGGGCTCGTGAGAGTTAAGGACGACCTTGGGCTCAGGGTGCCTGGAGTGTATCACATCCCTTGTGAGTGTGGCCTTGCCTACGTTGGAGAGACCTCTCGTACGGTAGAAGCaagaataaaagaacataagaggcaCATAAGACTTTGTCAACCAGAAAAATCGGCCTTGGCAGAACATAGCCTCGATATGGCGCACTCCATAAATTTTGAcggcaccaaaatcctttgccgttCTGATGggtactgggatcgaattgtgaaGGAGGGAATTGAAATACGTCTCGAAGACAAAAGGCTTAACCGAGACTATGGGCAGAACATCAGCCAAATATGGAGAccgctgataaataaaatacaacggtcGCGGTCACAATTCAGACTCCAAAACCCTTGA